The Brassica napus cultivar Da-Ae unplaced genomic scaffold, Da-Ae ScsIHWf_759;HRSCAF=1097, whole genome shotgun sequence DNA window gatgtcggctcttcctatcattgtgaagcagaattcaccaagtgttggattgttcacccaccaatagggaacgtgagctgggtttagaccgtcgtgagacaggttagttttaccctactgatgcccgcgtcgcaatagtaattcaacctagtacgagaggaaccgttgattcgcacaattggtcatcgcgcttggttgaaaagccagtggcgcgaagctaccgtgcgctggattatgactgaacgcctctaagtcagaatccgggctagaagcgacgcatgcgcccgccgcccgattgccgaccctcagtaggagcttcggctcccaaaggcacgtgtcgttggctaagtccgttcggtggaagcgccgttcggaccgccttgaattataattaccaccgagtggcgggtagaatcctttgcagacgacttaaatacgcgacggggtattgtaagtggcagagtggccttgctgccacgatccactgagattcagccctttgtcgctaagattcgaccctccccctttccaatcacatgttcctccccaaaacgttaaaaaaaaaaaaacccaaaaaaattcaagtatataagaagatccgtcggaggttcgagattttacttgttgaaattcactctcaacctaatatttcagattggccgatgaaatgcagccgcatgtgcacaagtctcggccaaaagcatcccgacgggagcattaaaacccaaaatgttgtaaaagatggggaaatcgtgtgtctttcattaatcaaagtgttccctatataggggattacaagatatggataaaaggaaatagtacaaatccttatcctaaagtaaaaaggaaaacctcttatagataaacatgaagagaaaaggaaagttcCTAAAActaaggtcggtccaatgctttggccgactctctctccctcttggacgcggtcttggacttgggcctggacgcggtccgttcttcctttacatggttactagcaatccacatgtgttttataacactcccccttggatgctataaccatatgggccgtaccatgcacgatgttgcctcgttaaaacctctctaggaaaaccaaaaacccaaggtgggaaaaatggaaaccatagacaggaaaaagagtacaacgcatgatactccccctgatgaaggcatcactgaagatccttcagccggcgcatccctatctgatgaaccagcttcctgaacgttgaggtaggcagagacttggtgaaaaggtcggctgaattgtcgcttgatcgaacttgaactacttgaacctcctttgtcttctgcaagtcgtgggtgaagaagaacttgggcaggatgtgcttggtcctgtctcccttgatgtatccttccttgagctgagcaatgcacgccgCATTGTCTTCATAGATGATCGTTGGCTCCTCCTTCTCTTGTCCCACGGCCAGACCACTCTCTTTTAagacatggccggtcatgttcctcaaccagacaAGCTCTCGGCTTGCCTCATatatggctatgatctcggcatgattggATGATGTGGCCACTAAGGTTTGCTTAGTAGAACGCCAGCATATTGCGGCTCCACTATGTATGAATACATATCCCGTttgagatctagcctggtgtgggtcagataagtacccagcatctgcatatccgaccaTGTTCTCTCCTGGCCGGTTAGTGTGTAGAACAAACCGAGAtcctttgttccttgcagatatctgaacagatgtttcactccgttccagtgccttaagGTTGGACATGACCAAACCTTGAtagtaagctcacggcaaagcttatgtccggtctagtatgactagccaagtacattaaggccccaatggcacttaggtaaggcacttccggtccgagtgcttcctcgtccggcttctttggtccgaatgggtccttctcaaggtctaaggacctcacgaccattggaCTCGACAGGGGATGAGCCTGGTCCATATTgaattgcttgagtatcttttccgtatatgtttcttggtgcacaaggatgccattctctttatactcaaactgtaatcccaaacaaaacttagtcttccctaagtctttcatctcgaattctttctttagacattcaacggtttgggaaatctctccagaggttcctataatattcaggtcgtccacatagacagacatgATCACGTAGCCTTGCTGTCaaacttctttatgaatatacatggacttattggatcattcttataaccctctttcactaggtactcggataatctattgtaccacattcgacctgattgctttaaaccatataaggctttgttcaactttatgcaatgttgttctcgagaacctttcttgtctttgagctcaatgccctctggaactttcatgtgtatctcattatccagtggtccgtataggtatgcagttactacatccattaggcgtaagtcaatgttttctttcactgccagactgattagatatctcagtgtagttgcatccaccacaggggagtaagtctcctcataatctattccaggtctttgggagaatccttgtgctacaagccgtgctttgtatctcactacctctcctttctcgtttctcttccttacaaagacccatttgtatcccactggtttgacatctcttggtgtcaatcttatagggccaaaaacgcctctctttctcaatgattctaactccacgtttatagcttctttccatttgatccaatctgatcttagcatgcattcttgtatggacgtgggttctagatcctcatctttatccatgatctcaagtgctaccttgtatgcaaataaatcatcaacgttgatatcttttctgttccattgtttccTGGACATTACATggtttatagagatctcttgttGTCCGGCTCTTCTGTCCCGTGAAGCccagcgtcccggacctcactttgaggaacggccggatcatcgggtgtggCCGGTACGCATGGCTCGACCGTCCTGGTCGGCTCGACCGGTCCAtctatgtcctggacggtttctttgatgctctcggatccagcacctctcttggacttccgaggctgtttgtctttggaaccaataggtctaccacgttttaaacgttgcttagactctgtagccacttgacattgtccTTCTTGGACGTTCAATCTTatgggtgcattacaagccgggttGTGTGATAGTGtcattctatttgggtcagTAAATGCTTCTGGCAACTTGTTAGCTAGCTCTtgtagatgtataatcttttggacttctagatcacaatctctagtccgaggatcttgccaagatgttgatggtctaaaccattctaaatcttttgaaatcaaccggctgttatctccccctaaggacggatatgtggactcatcaaactgtgagtctcgtatctggccttaaacaaatcaccggttgttggctcaagatacttgaTGATGCTTGGGgagtcatatcctacgtatattcccatcctcctctgtggtcccatcttagttctctgtggtggagcaattggaatgtagacggcacatccgaatgtcttgatgtgggacacgtctggctcatgacccgtaagtagttgggatggtgaatatctatgctcactagatggcctgatgcgaatcagttctgctgcatgtaaaaccgcatgtccccatgctgataccggaagttgagacttcataagcagtggccgggctatcagctggatccgtttaatgaatgattcggccaagccgttctgtgtatggacatgtgccacggagtgctctattcttacccccatggacatgcaatattcattaaacgcttgggacgtaaactcaccagcattgtctagacgtatagtcttaagagggaaatctggaaagtgtgctctcagccttatcATTTGGGCAAGGagccgtgcaaaggctaggtTCCTAGTGGATAGTAGgcagacatgcgaccatctggtcgatgcatcaatgaggaccatgaagtatctaaacgtcccacaaggtgggtgtattggtccacatatatctccttgaatcctttccagaaagtttaaggtttctttgttaaccttggctggtgatggcctagtaatgagtttcccttgtgcacatgctgcacatgtgagattctTATATGGGATAACTCCTTTGATCatgtgcccttgtgaattcattatcaactttcgcatcatgcttgttccgggatggccaagccggttatgccataaagtgaatagctcggaggcatttgcctcgatcatactgatccGTGCATAGTATAGACCAGTACGCATTGCGGGTATAGTCTCTAGGATCTTCTTATTTCCCTTGGTGATCGAAATTATGttaaggaactctttgtttccttcttcccatgtttcaaggtgaAAACCGTTTAATCTTATgtccttgaaactcaataagcttcttctagagcttggggaatacagggcggttttgatctctaggtgagtgccattaggcatcatcacataggcttggccgtgaccttcaatcaggctagCCTCACCCGCAATGGTATGTACCTTTGCgctttgcattgtgagatttatgaagtaccttttgtctctaagtattgtatgacttgtgccactatccaccacaagtatactcatctcatcattcattctataaataaaatttctaaactttagagacttcataagatgtttaaaactcttcttattaaaaattccattacataaaataaaaacaccaaatcaaaaacataaagcaataagacaatgtgattcgaaaaactagtccttgagacaatcagatgtttcaaaatccattaggtcatcttggttatccttgtcggattcattgtcagcatcataccCATATCCCTTGTCCTCATGGGCgttttcttggatcatgtttgcctccggattcttgttcttgaggctctcttggtagaggtcgcaCAAGTGTTTCGGAGTTCTACAGTTCTTTGCCCAATGGTTGTCACTCCCGCATCTATGGCATAGAGACTTGttggacgtgtaagatggtttggatatgccacctcgtCCGCGGCCGTAGCTGCCTCGACCCCGgccgtaattggaaccacgaccacggttattgtggtttcctttccggccaGTTGAGTAGCCGTCTCGACCGTTTGAGTTGTCACGTCCACGCCTCTTGAACCCACCACGGCTATTGCCGTATGGTTTCTTGTTGTCTTGGACAAAGTATGTCTCATTGGGATCCTTCTTCTCAACCTCATGGGCTTCGGGTGGTGGTGCTGTCCCGGCCGGTCTAACTCCgttactctttagtaggagttcattgtttgcctcggccaggagtagacatgagatcagatcagtgtatgtggcAAAACCCTTTGTCCTGTATTGCTCTTGCAACACAGAATTCGAGTGATTAAAGGTAGTATAAGTCTTTTCAAGCATCATGCTATCGGTTACCTCTTCACCACACAACTTTAGTATTGAGACAATCTTGAATAGAGCTGAATTGTAATCATCCACCGACTTATAGTCTAAGAATCTTAGATGCATCCAATCATGCCTTgcttttggaagcaacaccatcctgtggtgatcatatctattctttaaagccatccaaagatctagtggattctcgattgtcatgtactgatctttaagaCCATCAATGAGATGATGCCGCATAAGGCCTAAGGCTCTGTATCggttcttttcattctcattgttgtcttcGATGATtgtatcaccgagtcccttggacttTAGACTAATCCTTGTGTCTAATGCCCATTGCAAgtagttatctccggagagattgaggggtgcatagtctctgtttgctattttcgacatctgaatcatatTACCATGTAATGTATTAGGTTCATAATATGATCACGTGGCCGCATGAtaaacaagctcggccacaacatgTCTTACGCATTCATGATGTTCAAACAATTCTATAcgaccatggtgctatcaatCATGAACCTCACGGTTCAATAggttttctaacaacctaaactTGTATAATCTATATGTTGGTCGATCAATTGTGAATGCATTACAATATTCGGTTTCATGTAAAAACAATCTACCTTATCTTACTTCTTTTCATAATCCCTAGGGTTTCGATCTTTGAATTcttatcaaccttatgttaaggtttcaaggccttaagtattttGTGTTCTTAGTTAGATTATTTCAAGAAGAACAATCTAACATTCCTAAACATCAAGAATAGGCaagaaatcaaacaagcaataGCAATCTTAAAAATCGATTTctaactttagggtttagggtttcgattccttgattagggtttaccaggtttcagattcaatcaatcatcATACAATCAACTTCTAGTTTGGAATCGATTTTAACTTTCTAGTTCTAAGACTTTGTCGATTTTGATCTTGTACTTTTCTTTTAAGGTTTTAACAAGAATAAGATTTCCATAatgatggattagggtttcgatcttaTTCTATGTTCTCAGATTGTGTTCATACCTTAGTTTTGTAGAGGTAAAGAACCGGATCACCTGAGAACCTCGAGCTGTTGAGAAAGAACGcttgctgcctcctatcgggtcgctgATGTAGTCGGATGCGAGCTGGGAACGGACGCGAGCTGCGAGCTAGTTGCTGGATGCGTTCTTCTTGTGTGCGAGCTGAGGACGCGATCAGGGAGCTGAGGACGTTCGGTCTTGAGGATGTCAAGCTTTTGGAGCAATGGAGAACGTCTAGGGTTTAACTTAGAGTCGCCGGTAATAGGCTTTTAGGTATCGATTTAGGTCTCAGGGaattagaggctatcgtgctgataacgtgttgtaaaagatggggaaatcgtgtgtcttattcattaatcaaagtgttcccttatataggggattacaagatatggataaaaggaaatagtacaaatccttatcctaaagtaaaaaggaaaacctcttatagataaacatgaagagaaaaggaaagttcCTAAAActaaggtcggtccaatgctttggccgactctctctccatGCGCGGACGCGGTCTTGGACTTGGGCCTGGTcgcggtccgttcttcctttacatggttactagcaatccacatgtgttttataacacaaaagagttaattcatcccttcagtacgcttgcccatcagtacgcttggtctcgatcataccaaggaaaaatgttaacacttggttggatgatggaaagtcgagccagcataagtactacttggaccaatcagactgacttggacagtccagtccatcaaaactcgagtttatgtccagatcagtacacggatcagtccacgggaagggccagcatgctgatatgtgtactgacatggtgcatcagttgtccaaaatcagtacacggacagtccacgggaagggccagcatgctgatatgtgtggtcagcatgctgatatgaattcagtacacggatcagtacacggatcagtacacggatcagcacacggacagtccacgggaagggccagcatgctgatatgtgtggtcagcatgctgatatgagttcagtatacggatcagtacacggatcagtacacggacagtccacgggaagggccagcatgctgatatgtgtggtcagcatgctgatatgaattcagtacacggatcagtccacggatcagtacacggatagtccacgggaagggccagcatgctgatatgtgtggtcagcatgctgatatgagttcagtatacggatcagtacacggacagtccacgggaagggccagcatgctgatatgtgtggtcagcatgctgatatgagttcagtacacggatcagtccacggatcagtacacggacagtccacgggaagggccagcatgctgatatgtgtggtcagcatgctgatatgagttcagtatacggatcagtacacggatcagtacacggacagtccacgggaagggccagcatgctgatatgtgtggtcagcatgctgatatgagttcagtacacggatcagtccacggatcagtacacggacagtccacgggaagggccagcatgctgatatgtgtggtcagcatgctgatatgagttcagtatacggatcagtacacggatcagtacacggacagtccacgggaagggccagcatgctgatatgtgtggtcagcatgctgatatgagttcagtacacggatcagtccacggatcagtacacggacagtccacgggaagggccagcatgctgatatgtgtggtcagcatgctgatatgagttcagtatacggatcagtacacggatcagtacacggatcgtacacggacagtccacgggaagggccagcatgctgatatgtgtggtcagcatgctgatatgagttcagtacacggatcagtacacggacagtccacgggaagggccagcatgctgatacgtgtactgacagcatgctgatatgagttcagtacacggatcagtccacggacacagtctgtgtgtgctaacggacaggcacggacgtcctgcgtgtgctgacggacgtcctgtgtgtactgaacagacagcc harbors:
- the LOC125605508 gene encoding uncharacterized protein LOC125605508 — its product is MVLLPKARHDWMHLRFLDYKSVDDYNSALFKIVSILKLCGEESNGVRPAGTAPPPEAHEVEKKDPNETYFVQDNKKPYGNSRGGFKRRGRDNSNGRDGYSTGRKGNHNNRGRGSNYGRGRGSYGRGRGGISKPSYTSNKSLCHRCGSDNHWAKN